The nucleotide sequence CATCGCGCTCTTTCCCGTCCCGGCATGGCCGACCACGACGCTGAGACCGCGTCCATCCGTGACGTGCGCCAAGGCGTCAACCTGCTCGGATGACAGCACCAGGCCGCGTGCTTCCGCACGCGCCAAAGCGCCATGGCGAGCCGCGTCGCGGACGTTGTGGCGCTCACGGTCCGCTAGCTGCTCAGCAGCGCGATGCAGGCGCTGTTCTGCGTCGACCATTCCGCGGGTTGTGAACCGATCCTCGCCGCGGACATCCTTGCCCAGCTCGACCAGATCGGGCGCGCCCTGAATCGCACCCACCACCTGGTTGAACTGGTCGAGCCCGTCACTGTGCCGATGCGCGAACTTTGCGAGGTCACGGCGTGTGAAGGTCGATTGCTGTTGGGTGATCGCGTCCAGTCCAAGGGAGGGATCGGCGATGATCCTCCTGCCGTTGTTTCGCGCGATCTCGCGGTGCATCTCGGCCCGGTCAGCCTCAGCGCCCTCGCCTCCGACGCCCCGCCCCTCAATGCGCTTGGCGGGTGCGCCGATCTGGCTTTGCGGCTCGAGCGCAATGCCCTGGTCTTCCAGACTGCGGTGGTCGATCCGCGCGTCGATGTCGAGCTCCGCCAGCCGCTCGTTGGCAAGCTCCGCCCAGCGTTCACGCCAGCGCTCGACCAGCTCGGTACGATTCCAGTCCCGCACCTTCTGGCCAAAGCCGTTCTCGTCGACCGAGCGCATCGTCAACATGACATGAGCGTGGGGCTTGGGCAGGCCGTCCTCGGCGCTCTCCCAATGCACATTGAGATCGGCGATCATGCCGCGACCCACGAACTCGCTCCGAACGAAGTCCCGTGCCAGCTCGATTCCCTGCGCCTCATTCAGCTCGCGCGGAAGGGCGAACTCGACCTCGCGGGCCAACTGGGCATCTTTCCGGACTTCGAACGCTTCGACATCGTTCCAGAGCCGCTCCCGGTCGCTCCAGGCCTCCGGCGCGTTCTCCGGCAGCAGTACTTCGGAATGAACGACCCCGCGCTTGGCGGAAAACTCCTGCTCACGGCCAAGCCGCTCGTCGCGCAGCCGCGACGCTGAGCGGTAAGCGGCCGAGGCCACCGCACTGCTCCCTGCCTTCCGGCCAATGACCTTGACGTGAAGATGATAGATCGCCATCGCGATCCAATCACTGGCACAACGAAGCGCACGTCGGAACGACGTATAAGCGCGCCCTCCCTCGAAAAAATCTCGGGAGGGACTATCCCGTCCCAAGCCGTCCTGACGACCTTACAGCATTGTGCCGGGTGCTCGACTATCATTTCTCCATCGACACGATGGAGACGACGATGCGCAAGCCAAGGGACTTTGATGCGGAACTGAAGGCACTTGGGGACAAGGCGCGCGACCTCAAGAGCCGCAAAGTGCAGCAGCTCGGTGAACTCGTCATCGCCACGGGGGCCGACGCGCTCGGCGCCGATGAACTTGCAGGTGCGCTGATCGTGCTAGCCGAGACGAAGGAGACCGGGAAGAAGGAGGCATGGGCCAGGCGCGGGACGGCGTTCTTTCAAAGCCGGGTGCGGCGAATTGCGCCAGAAACTGCTGACAACACGGACGGCCCTAATGCGCAACCGAGCGGCGCTCAAGCGGCATCAAGCCGCAAGGGCTCGGCATGATGTGCGCGCGTGTCAGATCGAGCGCCGCAAGCGCACGCGACATCTCATTGAACTGGGCGGCCTCGTCGTCAAAGCCGGTATCGTGGACCTGACCGGCGATGACCGCATCACGATTCTCGGCGCGCTAATCTGGATTGCCGAGAAACTCAAAGGCGATCAAGGCGGAAGGGCACGAGCGATCTGGGCCGCAAAAGGAAAGCAAGGGTTTGGGGCGGACTGGGCGGCCCGCAAGGGGGGAGATCGTCGTAATGCATGACAATGCGATCTGAGTGCAACGGTGGCGTGTCGGAGCGACCGCCGACGGGGCGATGCATCATCATGCTGCCTTGTCCTGACGGACCCGAATTTCGGCGATCCACTGCGCCAGCGCGTCGATCTCTGCTTCGATGGCCGATGGCGCGGGCAGCTGCGGATTGATCTCACCGGGCTGACTGTGAAGGAGCGCCGAGCACCGTCCGAACGCTTCACGCATGGCGGTGCAATCGATATCGGTGAGGACGGTGAGCTTGATGAGGCCCGTCGTGTCCACCTTACGGGACAGGCGGCGGATCACAGGCCCGACCACTTCCTCGACGGCGCGCTCCCAGGTCGTGCGGAGTTGGTCCTGAAAGGACGTCACCTCGCGCAGCCATTTCGCTTGATCGCCGCGTTCGTGATGGATTTTCACGTTGGCGAGGTGGGCTTTCATCCCGTCGATCACCTTGTCGAGAGGCATGACATTGGCCGGCGGATCCTGATGGCAGTAACCCGCATTTTCAAGGCCGCGGCTGATCAGGCGGTACGCGACCGGC is from Bradyrhizobium sp. ORS 285 and encodes:
- a CDS encoding conjugal transfer protein TraD, yielding MRKPRDFDAELKALGDKARDLKSRKVQQLGELVIATGADALGADELAGALIVLAETKETGKKEAWARRGTAFFQSRVRRIAPETADNTDGPNAQPSGAQAASSRKGSA
- a CDS encoding conjugal transfer protein TraD; its protein translation is MRACQIERRKRTRHLIELGGLVVKAGIVDLTGDDRITILGALIWIAEKLKGDQGGRARAIWAAKGKQGFGADWAARKGGDRRNA